Proteins co-encoded in one Arthrobacter alpinus genomic window:
- a CDS encoding ABC transporter substrate-binding protein yields the protein MAVLTAAALALTACGGGGGGGNAGAPATTLTIGQLQDLVSFEPTDAHIGHTMPYYQAVYDTLIRRAPDGKLEPMVAESWKYNAENTVLTLKLRTDVTFTDGTKLDAEGVKANLDHFKKAQGRDAYQVASMGSVAVVDPSTVAITLTAPDPAFTYYLSLAAGLVASPKALGTEAIKTTPDGSGPYQLDTKNTVKGSQYVFTKRADYWNKDLQKFDKITMKFLADATARTNAIVSGQVDATLLDPKTGKQAEAAGMTLTSSQVDWAGLLLVDREGKINPELGNVKVRQAINYAFDRKTILSQQLLGEGTPTNQVFGPESGAYLPDLDNSYPYDPAKAKALLAEAGFAKGFTLKLPSIVGFEAILAVIQQQLGDIGIKVQIETIPLANFVPDVAGGKYSAFYFQLYQAEPWVAINQMISTSALYNPFKSTTPELATMLDAVQNGGDKSAEEAKAVNKYVTENAWFAPLYRINQMYFTNKKITVEPQLQQAIPSIYNYAPAK from the coding sequence ATGGCAGTCCTTACTGCCGCGGCGCTGGCCCTGACAGCCTGTGGCGGCGGTGGTGGTGGCGGTAACGCCGGCGCTCCCGCAACGACACTGACCATTGGTCAATTGCAGGACTTGGTGTCCTTCGAACCCACGGATGCCCACATTGGCCACACCATGCCTTACTACCAGGCCGTCTATGACACGTTGATTCGCCGTGCACCCGACGGAAAGCTGGAGCCCATGGTTGCAGAATCGTGGAAATACAACGCCGAGAACACCGTCCTGACCCTCAAGCTGCGCACCGACGTCACCTTCACTGACGGAACCAAGCTCGACGCCGAGGGAGTCAAGGCCAACCTGGACCACTTCAAGAAGGCCCAGGGCCGCGATGCCTACCAGGTGGCCTCAATGGGCAGCGTGGCCGTGGTTGACCCCTCAACCGTTGCGATCACGCTGACCGCCCCCGACCCGGCCTTCACGTACTACCTCAGCCTGGCGGCTGGTCTCGTTGCCAGCCCGAAGGCCCTAGGAACCGAAGCCATCAAGACGACTCCGGACGGCTCCGGCCCGTACCAGCTGGACACCAAGAACACGGTCAAGGGTTCCCAGTACGTTTTCACCAAGCGTGCTGACTACTGGAACAAGGATCTGCAGAAGTTTGACAAGATCACCATGAAGTTCCTGGCGGACGCCACGGCGCGCACCAACGCCATCGTTTCGGGTCAGGTCGATGCCACCTTGCTGGATCCCAAGACCGGAAAGCAGGCAGAAGCTGCCGGCATGACCCTCACGAGCAGTCAGGTGGACTGGGCTGGATTGCTCCTCGTGGACCGGGAGGGCAAGATCAACCCGGAACTGGGCAATGTCAAGGTCCGCCAGGCCATCAACTACGCTTTCGATCGCAAGACCATCCTGAGCCAGCAGCTGCTGGGTGAGGGTACCCCGACCAACCAGGTATTTGGGCCCGAATCCGGCGCGTACCTGCCGGATCTGGACAACAGCTACCCCTATGATCCGGCCAAGGCTAAGGCACTCCTTGCCGAGGCAGGCTTCGCCAAGGGCTTCACGTTGAAACTGCCTTCCATCGTTGGCTTCGAGGCCATCCTGGCAGTCATTCAGCAGCAGCTGGGCGACATTGGCATCAAGGTTCAGATTGAGACCATTCCGCTGGCCAACTTTGTCCCCGACGTTGCCGGCGGCAAGTACTCAGCATTCTACTTCCAGCTTTACCAGGCCGAGCCGTGGGTTGCCATCAACCAGATGATCTCCACCTCTGCCCTGTACAACCCCTTCAAGTCGACCACTCCTGAGCTGGCGACCATGCTTGATGCAGTGCAAAACGGTGGCGACAAGAGCGCCGAGGAAGCCAAGGCGGTCAACAAGTACGTGACCGAGAACGCCTGGTTTGCACCGCTCTACCGCATCAACCAGATGTACTTTACCAACAAGAAAATCACGGTTGAGCCGCAGCTTCAGCAGGCTATTCCGTCAATCTACAACTACGCTCCCGCAAAGTAG
- a CDS encoding Gfo/Idh/MocA family protein: MPRVAIIGCGDVATVHFEALAAIDGAELVAVCDTDPDRLAAAAAAHGVPGYADVVTLLEEVRPDVVHVCTPHNQHADPAIAALERGINVISEKPLASTMADGERLAAAAAASTARIGICFQNRYNQAVQAMAQRLASGEFGAVLGGSGTVMWHRSASYYESRPWRGNWVGGGGGLLMNQAIHTLDLLQWMMGGVMQVSGHAATHALGGAIDVEDTAEIVLTHANGVRSVFYATLANSVNAPITVDIVAEKATLQLRGDLVITHNDGRVELIEERRASSGGRDYWGVSHQLYIADFYEQLGHDGPFWIDPVEALKTLRIIKDVYAQSYPNRLSEVS, encoded by the coding sequence ATGCCCAGAGTTGCCATCATCGGTTGCGGCGATGTTGCCACAGTTCACTTCGAGGCTCTTGCCGCGATCGATGGCGCCGAGCTGGTGGCAGTCTGTGACACCGACCCTGACCGCTTGGCGGCGGCGGCCGCAGCCCACGGCGTACCGGGGTACGCGGACGTGGTGACCTTGCTGGAGGAGGTGCGGCCCGACGTCGTCCACGTCTGTACACCGCACAATCAGCACGCCGATCCGGCCATCGCGGCGCTGGAGCGCGGCATCAATGTCATCAGCGAGAAGCCACTGGCTAGCACCATGGCCGACGGCGAACGGCTGGCTGCCGCTGCGGCCGCCAGTACCGCCCGGATCGGGATTTGCTTCCAAAATCGCTATAACCAGGCCGTGCAGGCCATGGCGCAACGGCTCGCCAGCGGCGAATTTGGGGCTGTTCTGGGTGGTTCGGGAACCGTCATGTGGCATCGGAGTGCGTCGTACTACGAGAGCCGGCCGTGGCGTGGAAACTGGGTTGGCGGTGGTGGCGGGCTGCTTATGAACCAGGCCATCCACACCCTCGATTTGCTGCAATGGATGATGGGCGGGGTCATGCAGGTTTCCGGCCATGCGGCGACGCATGCGCTGGGCGGAGCCATTGATGTGGAGGACACAGCTGAAATTGTGCTCACGCATGCCAATGGCGTCCGCAGCGTCTTCTATGCCACGCTGGCGAACTCGGTCAACGCGCCCATCACGGTGGATATTGTGGCGGAGAAAGCCACCCTGCAACTGCGCGGCGACCTGGTGATCACCCATAATGATGGGCGCGTGGAGCTCATTGAAGAGCGCCGCGCTTCCTCTGGGGGACGGGACTATTGGGGCGTCTCACATCAGCTGTATATTGCTGATTTCTATGAGCAATTGGGTCACGATGGTCCGTTCTGGATTGATCCCGTTGAGGCACTGAAGACCTTGCGGATCATAAAAGACGTCTACGCGCAAAGCTATCCAAACCGGCTAAGCGAAGTCTCCTAG